The window ATGGCTCGGTTGGAGATAAAAAGTATAATTTTAAGTTTGGGTTAACTTTCAGTAGCGGCATTTTTAAAATTTCAAATAAATAATTTGCTTTTGTAAAGGCTACTACGGTTCCAATAATGACAGCTAAAACAATTCTAATTAACCTTGTTCTTAGCTCTGCTAAATGCTCTGTTAGTGGTGCTTCAGGAAGCTGGTTATCCATTTATATTATCCTCGTTGCTCTTTTCTCTTTTGAAAGTTATCTTCTCTCTTTCAACAGTTTTTACCGGCTCTGATTTTTTTATTTCTTTTTCAAACTCTTTTTCGAAATCAATTTTTACCGGCTCTTCTAACTTTTTTGTTATATCAGATTTTATGTCGTATTCTATTTCTTTAACAGATTTAAGGTCGGTTGCAACTGAATATTTTACGTCATCGATGGCAGATTTTAATTCTCTATAAAACTTTCCTAAAGACTTTGCTACTTCTGGAAGTCTTTGCGGTCCTAAAACTATTAAAGCTACGACTAAT of the Sulfurihydrogenibium sp. genome contains:
- the tatB gene encoding Sec-independent protein translocase protein TatB; translated protein: MFGIGFQELLVILVVALIVLGPQRLPEVAKSLGKFYRELKSAIDDVKYSVATDLKSVKEIEYDIKSDITKKLEEPVKIDFEKEFEKEIKKSEPVKTVEREKITFKREKSNEDNING